TAATAGTTCACACCAAAATAATACAATTAATAGAAAATAATGTAAATTTTTGGATTTAAATGAATGTCAGAAATCTGATGCTATTGTAACTTTAAAAACTACGGAACTATGAGAAGAATATTTCCAGACGTAGCGACTTGTGGAGTTCTACCGAGCGGAGAAGGGATTTGCGGGCAAAAGAAACGCAACCGTGCCCGAACTACGAAGCGGCTACGACTTTTGCGTTTCCCCGCAAATCCCTTCGGAGCGGACAGTCTTGACCCCCAGTAGGACGGAGCCTGGAGCCTAGACTGGAAATATTCTTCTCCCAACCGCAGCCTCGTACCCAAGACGTATAAAGACCGACACCCCTTTTCATCTCTAAGGGATTGTCGGTCCATTTCCATTCAAAATAGATGGAACATCCGGTGCTTCCTCAGGGGTCGTGCGGCGTACGCTTGGCACATTTCGTGGCTCATGCTCAATTTCTGGAAAAGAGTGAACCGTCACGTACATGCTTCCGTTGCTCGCGATCGCCCGGATCAAGACGGGATAAGCGTATTTGTTTTGAAACACAAAATCAGGGCCGTACCAGCTTACGGTCGCATCCCGACCTGGAGGTACGTACGCTACGTTTCGGCTGTGAGAATAGCGCTGCATAATATGCAAACCTGCCTGGTCTACCGCATTGAACAAAGTAGACGATACTTGGCAGATTCCTCCCCCGATGCCTTCCGACAGCTCTCCCCTGACAATAATGGGCGCCTGCAAATACCCTTTTTCTTTTGTACGCTGGCCCACTACCTTATTAAAAGAAAAAATTTCTCCTGGCAATACGACGTAATTGTTAATCGCTTGCGAGGCGAGCTTGATGTTGTGTACACGATTCCGGTTGCCTGCATTGAAATAGGTCGCATATTGTCCGATCCTTTTTTTCCGAACCTGACTCATGAGAGCCTGGTCTACCTTCGGGAATACCTCTTTGTAGCTGACATTCATGCTTGCGGCTCCCGTACCGTAAAAATAATCGTAAAAACGTGCGCGAAATGCTAGGTCATCTAACCTTCTTCCCTTGGTTTCTGGAACAATGGCCCCGGCGTTATTAATCGTCGCATTGATGGGCTCGATGTGGGCCTTTTTCGCCACCTCTTCCACCATTCGCGCAAGCTTGCTTTCATCAACCAAAGGAACGCCATCAAAGGAAAGAGAATAATCAGCACGATTGAGAATAGCTACCGTCTTGTCTCCCATCTCTATCTGCAAAAAATTCGTTGGGTCGAGGGGATTGATTAACAGTAACAGAGCTAATTTCATAGCAAAACCCATCCGGCTGCTCACCTCCATTCTCCAACAACGATCATCTTCCGTTATTGTAGTATGAGCAGTCGAACGGGTTTCATTCTACGATCTAAATACCATTAACTCATCTTTGTTAGTCTGCTTACGAGAGCTTGCGAGACAGCCTTTAAACGCTGCTGGTCAACGGCTTCCTGATACGTGGTGTTTAACTGGTCACGCAACTCCTTAGCTGCCACTAGATTGGCTGTGGCCTCTTTGATTTTTTGGGTATATCTTACCTTAATATCCAATAATTCTTCTTCGTATTTCTCATCGGTTCCTGGGGTAATCGCACGTTCATACATATCAATGACCTCATCCGTATCTTTGCTAGGAAAATACTCATGCGGAGCCGTGCTGTCAAAAATTGCGAGGCTCTTCTCAGGTACAATCACCATATCGAGGCTGTGCGGGTCCAAACCACAGTGGTACACTTCCACATCAAAGCCACGTGTCTGGGCTTCCTTCACCAGCTTTTTCAGCATGGTTGACTTGCCAGAGCCTGGTCTGCCCTTGATGAAGTAGCGCTTCTCCAATTGGTCTGTCAGCTTTATGATATGATCGACTGGTCCCTGTGGAGTGGCAGCCCCCAAGTACATACGCCGAACTTTTGCTTTCTTCTCTAGCTGCTCATCCCTGAAGAATAGCCCGATGACTTCTTTCGTGACAAGATTGGCTTCTTCTCTGTCTAAGTTTTCAATGTAAGGGGCTTCCCACTCATCATGGATGCGCAGTGCTTCGCCAAAAGCTTGATAAGCTTCTTCGCTCTTCTTAAAAATCTCTTCGTACCATACGGCGATCCGGTCTTTGTCATCCACGAGCTGATCAACGTCTACCATCGCCTGCAAATTGATCTGAATTTCAGTTACGCCAGGGGAAGCCGGTCTCCACAGGCGCGGATAACTTCCGTCCATGATCGCTACTTTATAGCGAGGAAAAATGACACCATCAAACTGTCCGTTCACAAAAGGAGAGTGAATCCACTCCACTTCATCTGTTTTTCGTGCCATTTGATTTCCAATCGACTCGATCAGTGGCGATGTAATTCCTTCCACTGTCCCTGTCAAAATATAAACACGCTCCAAGCCTTCCAATACGGAGTCATAAAAAGTCTTGTATCCTCGCGCAGTATTCCCTGCGGCATATATATGGCGCACTTTTTTCGTCATTGCTTTTCCCTCCTGTGCATCTTCTCGCTGCGGTTGAAACGATGTATTGTATGCACAACAGGAGAAATAGGCGTCTGTCTACAAAAAACCGCTGCAAGCTATTATTCATAGCTCACAGCGGCTTTTTGTCATTCGGGTATTATTTATTCAAATCCGTCATTTTACCAGTAGACATATAGATAATCCATTCGCAGATGTTCGTAACATGATCGGCAATCCGTTCCAAATATTGCGCGACCAAGAGCAAATGCGTTCCTTGCGAAATGGCCTGACTGTTTTTCGTCATCAATTCAATCAGATCATGGAAAATCGTAGAGTACAGTTTATCAACTATGTCGTCGCGTGCCGCAATCTCTTCTGCCGCATCTTTGTTGCGTGCAATATACGCATTTAAGCAATCACGTACCATAGCCTTGACGTGATCAGCCATCATCGGAATATCGATGAGGGGTTTCACGTACGGGTCCGCCATCAAGCGTCGGGTCGTCTTGGCAATGGAAACGGCATGATCACCCATTCGCTCCAAATCCGTCACCAGCTTCAACATTGTTCCCAAGCGTCGCAAGTCACCTCCGACTGGCTGCTGCAGTGCAATGAGACGGAAGCAATCGCTCTGTATTTCTTGCTCCAACTCATTGATCACAGGATCGCTTGCGATAACCTGTTCAGCCAGTTCAGCATCTCGCTCAACCAGACTCTTAATGGATTTATGAATAGCTTCTTCCACCAATGTGCCCATCGTCATGAGCTTGCGATGCAGTACATCCTGCTGTTCTTCAAAAGCGTGCCGTGACATTTCCCTCTTCCCCCTTCTAGTGTCTGACATGTCAAATGGTACAAGGCGATTGTATTGTAGAAGTAAAGCTACTATTTTGTTTGTGTAAATGTTTTTGCAGTAGCTTTTTTAGGTAAGGGGAAGTGTAACTGTGAAGGTTGTCCCTCTTCCTTCCTTGCTCTCCACACTGATATGTCCGTGCAAGTTTTCCACGAGATGCTTCACAATTGCGAGGCCCAAACCTGTTCCACCTGAATCGCGGCTACGCGCCTTGTCTACGCGATAAAACCTCTCAAAGATACGCGTGAGTTCCTTTTCCGGAATGCCGATCCCGGTATCCATCACTTGAATGGTGATGTTTTCGCTGTCTGCCTGTGTCTTGACGTTGATTTTTCCACCTTCTTGCGTATAAGCGATCGCATTTGTCAACAGATTCAAGATGATCTGCTGCAAGCAATCCTTATCCGTCATGAGCCAAATATCTGGCTTCGGTGAAGGAAGCGTGATCGTCAATTCCTTGCGCTGTGCCTGGTCATGCATGATGGCAACTGCCGAACTGATTAAATCCTGCAAGTGAACCTGACTCAGATGCAACGGGATTCGCTTCTGCTCGATTTTGGACAGCTCCAAAATATCGCGGATCATCCGGTAGAGTCGCTCGCTCTCATCTGAAATGATCTGCAAGAAGTTACGACATGTTTCCTCGTCCTGCATCGCCCCTTCAAGCAAGGTCTCCGTGAAGCCCTTGATCGAGGTAATCGGCGTGCGTAGCTCATGCGATACGTTTGCCACGAAGTCACTGCGCATCTTCTCCAGGCGGCGAATGTCGGTGATGTCATGCAGCACCACGACTACACCCCTCGACTCCCCCTTGAAGTTAATGTAGGGAGCAAAATTCACGTCAAGGATGCGTTCCTGTGGGTAATAGATGTGTACCTCTTGGCGGAACTTCTCGCTTCTGTCGAGGCACCTGTCGATGTATTGGCTGAGCCCAAAGCTTTTGCCTGCCTCGATATGCAGCTTCCCTACGATCTCATGTCCAGCAGTCCCCAACAGCTTTTCAACGGCTGGATTGACCAGCATGATCCGACGTTGCTCTGAAATGAAGATCACGCCACTCGTCATATTGGTCAGCACCCCTGCTAGGCGCTGCTGATTCTCCGAGATTTCGTACATCTGCTGCTCCAGGCTCGATGCCATGAAATTGATCGCTCCTGCCAGCTGACCGATCTCATCCTTTGCTTTGATTCTCACACGGCTCTCGTATTGGCGCTGTGTAATGTTGCGGGCTACCCGGGTGATCTCCTCGATCGGACGAATAATGGAAAAGGAAATGCGGGAAACGACAATCGATCCGACTACCAAAGTAACCAATAAACCGGTGAGCAAGCTGTACCACATTTTGTGGATCGTATCGGTAATATCTTTCATCGACATCGCTGAACGAACAACACCGAATATTTCGTTGTTCAGTTCAACAGGTACTGCAACGTACATCATGTCATAGCCGAGCGTCTCACTGAAACGGCGGGAAATCCCTGTTTCTCCTTTTAACGCTGCCATCATCTCCGGTCGATCATGGTGGTTTTCCATCTCTTCCGAGTGGGAGGAGTTGTCGTACATAACCTGACCATCCTTGTCGATAATGGTAATCCGTACTTCATCCGTTGGCGCTACTTGTGTGACCCGATCCGCTAATGTCGCCTTATCGGTAAAGACGTTCGGGAAACGGACCGCCTGAGAGATGAGCTTCGACTCGCGGGACAATAGCTCATTCAGTGATTGGAGGTAGGAATTCTCCAGCACTTTGGCAAAATACATGCCCATCACCAATAGTACGAGGGAGATTAAACCCAAAATAGTCAAAGTGAGTTTG
This genomic stretch from Brevibacillus sp. DP1.3A harbors:
- a CDS encoding VanW family protein; translated protein: MGFAMKLALLLLINPLDPTNFLQIEMGDKTVAILNRADYSLSFDGVPLVDESKLARMVEEVAKKAHIEPINATINNAGAIVPETKGRRLDDLAFRARFYDYFYGTGAASMNVSYKEVFPKVDQALMSQVRKKRIGQYATYFNAGNRNRVHNIKLASQAINNYVVLPGEIFSFNKVVGQRTKEKGYLQAPIIVRGELSEGIGGGICQVSSTLFNAVDQAGLHIMQRYSHSRNVAYVPPGRDATVSWYGPDFVFQNKYAYPVLIRAIASNGSMYVTVHSFPEIEHEPRNVPSVRRTTPEEAPDVPSILNGNGPTIP
- a CDS encoding PRK06851 family protein, encoding MTKKVRHIYAAGNTARGYKTFYDSVLEGLERVYILTGTVEGITSPLIESIGNQMARKTDEVEWIHSPFVNGQFDGVIFPRYKVAIMDGSYPRLWRPASPGVTEIQINLQAMVDVDQLVDDKDRIAVWYEEIFKKSEEAYQAFGEALRIHDEWEAPYIENLDREEANLVTKEVIGLFFRDEQLEKKAKVRRMYLGAATPQGPVDHIIKLTDQLEKRYFIKGRPGSGKSTMLKKLVKEAQTRGFDVEVYHCGLDPHSLDMVIVPEKSLAIFDSTAPHEYFPSKDTDEVIDMYERAITPGTDEKYEEELLDIKVRYTQKIKEATANLVAAKELRDQLNTTYQEAVDQQRLKAVSQALVSRLTKMS
- the phoU gene encoding phosphate signaling complex protein PhoU yields the protein MSRHAFEEQQDVLHRKLMTMGTLVEEAIHKSIKSLVERDAELAEQVIASDPVINELEQEIQSDCFRLIALQQPVGGDLRRLGTMLKLVTDLERMGDHAVSIAKTTRRLMADPYVKPLIDIPMMADHVKAMVRDCLNAYIARNKDAAEEIAARDDIVDKLYSTIFHDLIELMTKNSQAISQGTHLLLVAQYLERIADHVTNICEWIIYMSTGKMTDLNK
- the pnpS gene encoding two-component system histidine kinase PnpS — encoded protein: MTRFRIKLTLTILGLISLVLLVMGMYFAKVLENSYLQSLNELLSRESKLISQAVRFPNVFTDKATLADRVTQVAPTDEVRITIIDKDGQVMYDNSSHSEEMENHHDRPEMMAALKGETGISRRFSETLGYDMMYVAVPVELNNEIFGVVRSAMSMKDITDTIHKMWYSLLTGLLVTLVVGSIVVSRISFSIIRPIEEITRVARNITQRQYESRVRIKAKDEIGQLAGAINFMASSLEQQMYEISENQQRLAGVLTNMTSGVIFISEQRRIMLVNPAVEKLLGTAGHEIVGKLHIEAGKSFGLSQYIDRCLDRSEKFRQEVHIYYPQERILDVNFAPYINFKGESRGVVVVLHDITDIRRLEKMRSDFVANVSHELRTPITSIKGFTETLLEGAMQDEETCRNFLQIISDESERLYRMIRDILELSKIEQKRIPLHLSQVHLQDLISSAVAIMHDQAQRKELTITLPSPKPDIWLMTDKDCLQQIILNLLTNAIAYTQEGGKINVKTQADSENITIQVMDTGIGIPEKELTRIFERFYRVDKARSRDSGGTGLGLAIVKHLVENLHGHISVESKEGRGTTFTVTLPLT